In a genomic window of Chrysemys picta bellii isolate R12L10 chromosome 1, ASM1138683v2, whole genome shotgun sequence:
- the LOC135983584 gene encoding sialidase-3-like, with protein MIKASMSSGKVTLFHQDPRSGVTYRVPALLYIPTDTLLAFAEKRSSARDEDAEYLVLRRGRKTGTSVEWGPSEYLTSAELPGHRTMSPCPVYERKSQTVFLFFICVRKHVTEQWQIWTGQNAARLCYVWSGDAGQTWSSLTDLTEQVIGEDLKDWATFAVGPGHGVQLSSGRLVIPAYTYHITARCCRLPLPCWTLPRALVFYSDDGGQRWHKGELIKGMKTGECQVAEVACQACDPVLYCNARTPRQCRAAALSTDQGLTFESPSSCEQLCEPPDGCQGSVVSFTPTAGLLEADGVEEPDAPAYEMTCLLNDENAPSTIRRSTMSWLLYSHPMDKCKRVDLGIYLNRSPLNEAKWEHPWLLYKGPCSYSDLAVLQEAPAPLLFGCLFECGVNYACEEIAFQLFCFEDLQKDRVSHRSLENQPKTKLKCN; from the exons ATGATCAAGGCTTCGATGAGCTCTGGGAAGGTGACTCTCTTCCACCAGGATCCACGGAGTGGGGTCACCTATCGGGTCCCTGCACTGCTGTATATCCCCACAGACACGCTCCTGGCGTTCGCAGAGAAGCGCTCCTCTGCCAGGGACGAGGACGCTGAGTACCTGGTGCTGAGACGAGGTCGGAAGACAGGGACTTCGGTCGAG TGGGGGCCCAGTGAGTACTTGACGAGCGCAGAGTTACCGGGTCACCGCACGATGAGCCCCTGCCCGGTGTACGAGCGGAAGAGTCAGACTGTTTTCCTGTTCTTCATCTGCGTGAGGAAGCACgtcacagagcaatggcagatcTGGACCGGGCAGAACGCCGCCCGGCTGTGCTACGTCTGGAGCGGAGACGCCGGCCAGACCTGGAGCTCCTTAACGGACTTGACGGAGCAGGTGATTGGGGAAGACTTGAAGGACTGGGCCACGTTTGCAGTGGGGCCAGGGCACGGGGTGCAGCTCAGCTCCGGGCGGCTGGTGATCCCGGCTTATACCTACCACATTACCGCTCGCTGCTGCcgcctgccactgccctgctggaccCTGCCCCGGGCCTTGGTCTTTTATAGTGACGACGGCGGGCAGCGCTGGCACAAGGGTGAGCTGATTAAAGGCATGAAGACAGGGGAGTGCCAGGTGGCCGAGGTGGCGTGCCAGGCCTGTGACCCCGTGTTGTACTGCAATGCCCGCACCCCCCGCCAGTGCCGGGCAGCGGCGCTCAGCACAGACCAGGGGCTGACATTCGAGAGCCCCTCCTCGTGTGAACAGCTGTGCGAGCCGCCTGACGGCTGCCAGGGCAGCGTGGTGAGCTTCACGCCGACAGCAGGGCTTCTAGAGGCCGATGGCGTGGAAGAGCCAGACGCCCCAGCCTACGAGATGACCTGCCTGTTGAACGATGAAAACGCCCCCTCCACCATCCGCAGAAGCACCATGTCATGGCTGCTTTACTCCCACCCAATGGATAAATGCAAGCGGGTCGACCTGGGCATCTACCTCAACCGGTCCCCACTGAATGAGGCCAAGTGGGAACACCCCTGGCTCCTGTACAAAGGGCCGTGTAGTTACTCGGACCTGGCCGTGTTACAGGAAGCGCCAGCGCCGCTCCTGTTTGGCTGCCTGTTTGAGTGCGGGGTGAATTATGCGTGTGAGGAGATCGCCTTCCAGCTCTTCTGCTTTGAGGATCTCCAGAAGGACAGAGTCTCCCACCGCTCCTTGGAGAATCAGCCCAAAACAAAGCTAAAATGCAACTAG